The Ipomoea triloba cultivar NCNSP0323 chromosome 4, ASM357664v1 DNA segment AATGAAATAGTATTCCTTGgcagaacaaaaagaaaaaatgtacaTCGTCCGACACTATGGGacttattgaaaatttttatggaaAAAACACAAGCAAATCACCACTTTCTTAATGTGGTGTGAATATAGTGCGTGCATTTAAACATTTAATCACCCATCCAAAAGTAGAATCATTGTCAATATCTCGTGTAAAATTTCTTTtagaaaaaacaataataagcaAATGAAGAATGTTTTATAACTTACAGGACCAGCAGATGCATGATCAAGAATAATGGAGAAGTACATTTCATTGACTAAAGACAGTTTTTCACATAGATAAACCTGTAATAGAAGCAATTGCCAACATCAACTTCTTATATTTCAAATGGGGCCCAAAATAGGCATCTACACcttaattttcaattcaagTTACATATTTTGATGGTAAATGAATGAGAGGTCAGAACAGTCAATTAATTAGCCTACTAATGTTAAGTATTATTGATAATGTTGTAAACTTTATGAAAAAGTTCCATGAAACTGATGACGGAAAGACATGTCAAACCTTGCAGACAATTTTCCCTTAGGCCCCAGTTTGTTTAGAGCATCACCATCAATGGTGATTTTTGGAGATAATGTTAGATAAATGTCATGTTAGCATGAGAGAGGAAAGGAGAGAGAGTGAGAAGTGAGCATATGCAAATTGGAGTGAATAGAATAGTAATTTAGATGAGCATCTAAGACAAGCCTCTTCTTGCTGTGCGCGTTATGCCCACAGCAGGTTCACGGTGGGCGCCGCACGTTATGCGCACAGCAGGCGCACGGTGGGCACGGAcctgacttttaattttttttccttctccccattttctctttcatacTCACACTTATAAAAAGTTCTCAAAAGTCGCGAATAAACTCCATTGATAGCGGAAAAAGAAGGTAGCAAGTTTTATGAAACGAATAAACTCCATTGATAGCGGAAAAAGAAGGTAGCAAGTTTTATGAAACAAGTAGCTTTGTTAATAGAAGTTCCACCAAAACAAGATCTAAATGTCTCATAACCATATTCCAAAACATTAGGTCACAAGTATTAGTGCTCAAAGCACTATAATAGCTGAATTTCTTGATTGCTTTGAAGCAGTTCAACAAAGATGATTTTACATGAGAAAGTGAAAGAAAAGCATGGCAGGCGTCAAAGTTTCAGTACTAAAGCATCATTGTAcctgaaaatgaacaaaacagAGTTCTCTGCtactaaaacattcatatacATGCACTTATCATTACAttaattacccaaaaaaaaaaatacaaatccaAAAATTTCCTATCTAACATGTCATAGAATTGAAGTGTTCTTGTAATCACCTTCCAAGGGTGAAATGACAAATTTACCCCTAAGAAAAGAGACAGAGAATCCCAATGATCAGGAAAGCAGTGGAAGAGTGTAAGACTGGAGAGGAGTTGGAAAGAGGTGCAGATTTGGGAAGATAATGTCTACTACATAATTTGAGGTTTTCCAAACTGCCACTAACTTTAGCAGATCTTAGACCTTCATCCACACAGAGAAGAGGGTTGCCGTGTAATTTCAACTTCTCACCGACCTTGAGGGCAAATTCAGCAGAAAATGGGACTTTCCCGCTCAGATTATTGTTCTCCAAATTTAACTCGTTCACAAACTCCAATGCTCCAAACTCCGCAGGTACTGTCCCTTCCAGATAGTTGTTGTCCAAACCTAAATAACACACATTTCTCAAATGGATGCCCATAGAAACTGGAATATTCCCAACAAGTCCAGTCCTTGATAATCCTATTCCCTGAAGACCTCCCATGTTTTCCCATATTTCCGGAATTACCCCTCCCAAGTTATTCCCGCTCAAATATACCTCTTTCAGTTTCCGCATCGCCGGGATGAACGCCGGAATCCCTGAATTGGTGAACCTGTTGTAGCTCAAATCGAGAAACTCTAGCGAGTTTAAGAAGCGGAGAGTTTCCGGGATTCTCCCGGAGAATTGGTTGAAACTGAGGTCGAGTTTCAGGAGCTGAGTTAGGTTTCCGATTGAAACCGGGACAGCGCCGGAGAACTGGTTCTGGCTCAGATCAAGGACTCTCAGCCTGTTTAACGCCTGGAAATTTGTCCGGACATAGCCACTGAGTTTGTTCCTCGAGAGAGTGACTTGCTCCACGTTGTATAAATCCCCAAACCCTACCGGCATTTCTCCAGAAACATTGGTTCCGGTGAGAACAAACCTCCTCAGGCTTCTCAAACGGCCAATGTCGCCACTGATCGAACCATACAACGCCGGATTTTCCACGAACACCGCCTCCTCAAGCGAGACAAGGGAAGATAAATCCGGAAAGGAAACAGGAGCTTCCGTAAAGCATTGGAAGAAGAAGAGCTTCCGGAGATGCGTAAAGGGAGCGAGAAGCGAACTATGGATGGTAGCTTTAGGACTACAGGGCGGGTTTGGTGTATAATCGGAGACGTAGCCGAAGTTGAGCTCAGTAACGTGAGAGACACCGCcactatcatcatcatctccttCGTCACAAACGACGCCGTGCGGGGCGGAGGAGCAGAGATCGTCGGGGAAGAGAGACCGCCATGGAATCTCAGGGTTCACAGCCTCCAAAACCCTATAAACACCTTCCTGCTCAAACAAACCGAGAGGCGGCTGCGAAGCAGCCAAGGCGGCGGACATCACCATAACGAATAAGGAGCAGGAGAAAACTGAGCagaaagaagaggaggaagaagaataagaagaagcGATCGCCATTAGAGTAGAGTTTTGGAAGAAAGGGGGGAAAAGGTTGTTGGTATTTAAGAGTGAGAAAATGATAGATGAGGAAAGGCGAAGGGGCATAAAAGGAGCAGAGAGAAAAGCATGTTTGTCTTGAAAAATGAAAGAGAAGATCAGAGTTCAGGTCTGCCCCTCGGATTTGCTTCTCTGTTACCACTCCTACCCGATTTTACCACTTTGACCCTGCCTCTACTGCTGCTGCAGGAAGCTCTGAAAatattgcttctttttttttttttgaaagtattgtTTTTCATTCCCATAAATACATTGTgcattattctttatttattcaaattaataattatatattttggttttACAACCTAAGCAGTGATTACCTATCAATAGTATCAGTTGACCAGAGCAATTGCTCGAAAACAAAGTATAAAAGTTCAAAACAATTAAGATAAAATAGGGTATTGTTATtactttgaagaaaaaaaaaactttgttcATTGTAGCCTTGTAGGTCATTTTTAAGAGCATTTATACCATTTAAATTATCAATTACAAACTCAAAAGTAATATGTAAAGTAAATCCCTTCAATCAAGGATATTAATTATAAGGTCATCcctattaataattttttcacgagtttttatgcaaaaaatactAACTTGAAAGAGGAAGAGCGAGGAGAGAGAGTGTATTGATACTTCCTGCAAATATGGAATTTTATCACATATCATGGGACCCACCATTTAAATTCAGAGTTGTGTCTCACGTTTTATCACTCAATAGTTTTATCACATACTCCCAGCATTTATACcactcaaaatattttttttatttttttcttgtttttttttctttttttttttcactctcattttctcttttctaatcacacttaaaaaaattctcaaaaatcacaccaaaatctatactattgaggaaggcctaatATGATGTTCTTTCTCACAAAATTTTATCGCATTTAGCTTTTCAAACCCCAACTCGATAAGATAATAAATGAGTAAATAAAAGTGAATCAGCACCCCAATAGGTGAAAGGATCAATGATTAGTGCCTATAAGAATCTCAACTCCCAATCTCCCATATTACGATTGTCAAAACTCAACTAATCTTCAAAATTGAACATTTTCATATGCAATTTTTataaatgatattttatatCTTCCCAATTTCATATTGTATTGAAGTTAGATCGACCAATTTAATTGAACTCGAATATTAGATAACCTATATTTAACCCAACACGTAGAATTACATCTTTTTCTAAATGTTTTGTGATATTGGGCTAACTTTAAAAATTGCACAAGAAACAAAAATGAGGGCCAGAAACGTCTTTTTCACTAGAAGATAGTACAACGACCCTTTTTGCATGAAGAAAGAAGCGTGTCGGGGTCAATGCCAAGGATATGTACAGTGCACATTACCATTAATACACACACGCCGGATATTCGAAGGCGCCGGAAAACGAAACGGCGCGATTTTCGAATCTGCGACGGCCGGCTTTATTTCATCCGCGGCTCGAATATCGACGGCGCTTGCAGCCTTCCTGCTGCCGTGGAACGACACACACACTCTTTTAGCGAAGAACCAGCGGAAATAAGGTTGTCTCACTTGTTTGTCTGTCGTGGATCGGCTCGGCGAGGTTCAAAAAGCAACCTGCGGGCATCCACTACTGCACCGCCGGCATCCGCCGACCTGTCTCCCCCAGTTGTGTGTTGTTGTGTTCTTTTGTCATTTTTTCGACACTCGAAAGCGACGTTTAACAAATTATGGCATCTTCTTGACACGCGTCTTGTCTGATTTGGGGCACCCTATAGTACCGCCCTGCCCAATTCCTTTTCCAATCCGGGCATTTCATTTCTCCCAATACGGATTTTGGGTGTGCACTTTATGCTACATTGT contains these protein-coding regions:
- the LOC116014956 gene encoding piriformospora indica-insensitive protein 2; this encodes MPLRLSSSIIFSLLNTNNLFPPFFQNSTLMAIASSYSSSSSSFCSVFSCSLFVMVMSAALAASQPPLGLFEQEGVYRVLEAVNPEIPWRSLFPDDLCSSAPHGVVCDEGDDDDSGGVSHVTELNFGYVSDYTPNPPCSPKATIHSSLLAPFTHLRKLFFFQCFTEAPVSFPDLSSLVSLEEAVFVENPALYGSISGDIGRLRSLRRFVLTGTNVSGEMPVGFGDLYNVEQVTLSRNKLSGYVRTNFQALNRLRVLDLSQNQFSGAVPVSIGNLTQLLKLDLSFNQFSGRIPETLRFLNSLEFLDLSYNRFTNSGIPAFIPAMRKLKEVYLSGNNLGGVIPEIWENMGGLQGIGLSRTGLVGNIPVSMGIHLRNVCYLGLDNNYLEGTVPAEFGALEFVNELNLENNNLSGKVPFSAEFALKVGEKLKLHGNPLLCVDEGLRSAKVSGSLENLKLCSRHYLPKSAPLSNSSPVLHSSTAFLIIGILCLFS